From the Natrarchaeobaculum aegyptiacum genome, one window contains:
- a CDS encoding PQQ-binding-like beta-propeller repeat protein produces the protein MADSADTEVPPSRDAEAETADLATRSLGEIDPARSRHSWTRSGVSLHDDLIVVGQWDGTVTALEADSLEARWTVSHPDRPVGIATLPGTGPGGTDTIVVAGRGDRGTIAAYDGEMGDRLWTFDTAADVGEATRESIFYLPYVVGLESAGSAGDEDLRLYAAARRYERDGQTRRWHSTVYAFDPDGSVRWRYETDASPIALELDPAGERLAVGYNRCMGDHDTGLVVLEADTGDLVWTWDPGTEGDRRVGDVSYVGETLAVASHGDKRGYLLGPRGDERWHVDLAVETKIDEEILYAYPNHVHALDDRVAFVTGNTYALEGRETEGLHPNEHQLIVVDADGEPCWDADVGGFVHGLAADGARLVVPSAQHFRVRDPETHAVYTFDLETGACDRLDFEGAPTAVALEDGATAVVEEPVAYHDREGTLGAYTLHVGRIE, from the coding sequence ATGGCCGACAGCGCTGACACCGAGGTTCCCCCGAGCCGCGACGCGGAGGCCGAGACGGCGGATCTGGCCACTCGCTCGCTCGGCGAGATCGATCCCGCCCGGAGCCGCCACTCCTGGACTCGATCCGGTGTCTCCCTCCACGACGACCTCATCGTCGTCGGCCAGTGGGACGGCACCGTCACGGCCCTCGAGGCGGACTCGCTCGAGGCTCGCTGGACGGTTTCCCACCCGGACCGTCCGGTCGGGATCGCGACGCTCCCGGGGACTGGCCCGGGTGGCACCGATACGATCGTCGTTGCGGGGCGTGGTGACCGCGGAACGATCGCTGCCTACGACGGCGAAATGGGGGATCGACTCTGGACCTTCGACACGGCCGCCGACGTCGGCGAGGCGACGAGAGAGTCGATCTTCTATCTGCCGTACGTGGTCGGACTCGAGTCGGCCGGGTCGGCTGGCGACGAGGACCTGCGTCTCTACGCCGCGGCGCGTCGGTACGAACGCGACGGGCAGACCCGTCGCTGGCACAGCACCGTCTACGCGTTCGATCCCGACGGCTCGGTCCGCTGGCGTTACGAGACCGACGCCTCGCCGATCGCGCTCGAGCTCGACCCAGCGGGCGAGCGACTGGCCGTCGGCTACAACCGCTGTATGGGCGATCACGACACCGGACTCGTCGTCCTCGAGGCCGACACCGGCGACCTCGTCTGGACGTGGGACCCGGGGACCGAGGGCGACCGCCGCGTCGGGGACGTCTCCTACGTCGGCGAGACGCTCGCGGTGGCGAGCCACGGCGACAAGCGCGGCTACCTGCTCGGCCCCCGCGGCGACGAACGCTGGCACGTCGACCTCGCCGTCGAGACCAAAATCGACGAGGAGATCCTGTACGCCTACCCGAACCACGTCCACGCGCTCGACGACCGGGTGGCGTTCGTCACCGGAAACACCTACGCGCTCGAGGGCCGGGAAACCGAGGGCCTGCACCCGAACGAACACCAGTTGATCGTCGTCGACGCCGACGGCGAGCCGTGCTGGGACGCCGACGTCGGTGGGTTCGTCCACGGACTCGCCGCAGACGGTGCCCGACTCGTCGTTCCCAGCGCCCAGCACTTCCGCGTCCGAGATCCGGAGACGCACGCGGTCTACACGTTCGACCTCGAGACCGGTGCGTGCGACCGTCTCGACTTCGAGGGTGCACCGACGGCGGTCGCGCTCGAGGACGGGGCTACCGCGGTGGTCGAGGAACCCGTTGCCTACCACGACCGCGAGGGGACGCTGGGTGCATATACGCTTCACGTCGGCCGGATCGAGTAA
- a CDS encoding ester cyclase: MTTPTELVRRDPEEIWTDGSLEVIDDIFADSFVLHDPAAPDDPRDRDAYRSYVESYREAFPDVEYEVEDVIADDDRVALRYTARGTHEGSFMGLEPTGDHVEVSGVEIYRVEDEEIVEMWTNYDALGLFQELGVVPSLEEFATED, translated from the coding sequence ATGACGACACCCACAGAACTCGTTCGACGAGATCCCGAGGAAATCTGGACCGACGGTTCCCTCGAGGTGATCGACGACATTTTCGCCGACTCGTTCGTCCTCCACGACCCGGCCGCACCGGACGATCCCCGGGATCGGGATGCCTACCGATCCTACGTCGAATCGTACCGGGAGGCGTTTCCCGACGTCGAGTACGAGGTCGAAGATGTAATCGCCGACGACGATCGGGTCGCCCTCCGATATACCGCACGGGGCACTCACGAAGGGTCGTTCATGGGACTCGAGCCGACCGGCGATCACGTCGAGGTGTCGGGCGTCGAGATCTACCGCGTCGAAGACGAGGAGATCGTCGAGATGTGGACGAATTACGACGCGCTCGGTCTCTTTCAGGAACTCGGTGTTGTCCCGTCGCTCGAGGAGTTTGCTACGGAGGACTAA